The following proteins are encoded in a genomic region of Bradyrhizobium sp. SK17:
- a CDS encoding aldehyde dehydrogenase family protein, translating to MSVANYFETMEYGPAPEADGEARAWLARHGATFGHFIAGKFIAPHAGKYLTTSEPATGKVLARIAQGAAADVEAAVSAARTAQAAWAKLGGHGRARHLYALARMLQRHARLFAVLEAIDNGKPIRETRDLDVPLAARHFYYHAGWAQLQEREFADQVPIGVIGQIIPWNFPLLMLAWKIAPALAAGNTVVLKPAEFTSLTALLFAELSAEAGLPRGVLNVVTGDGATGALLVESPVDKIAFTGSTEVGRLIRQSTAGTGKSLTLELGGKSPFIVFDDADIDGAVEGVVDAIWFNQGQVCCAGSRLLLQEGIAETFRRRLIRRMETLRVGMPLDKAIDMGAVVAPVQLERIKSLVETGVKEGAEKYQASGAIPAEGCFYPPTLLWNVHPSATVATEEIFGPVLVAMTFRTPDEAVMLANNTRYGLAASVWSETIGLALDIAPKLMAGVVWVNATNLFDASVGFGGYRESGFGREGGREGMYEYLKPKAWSGRKARAKAPPLPAASGVSAGFDVPPIDRTAKLFVGGKQVRPDGNYSRAVLSPKGRRLGEAGEGNRKDIRNAVAAARAAESWARATAHNRAQILYYLAENLSARGGEFARRLADMTGASAAKARIEVDASIERLFSYGAWADKFEGSIHAPPLRGVALAMHEPIGVVGVACPDEAPLLAFISLVAPLIAMGNRVVAVPSERHPLAATDFYQVLETSDVPGGVLNIVTGDRAELVKVLAEHDDVDALWVFGSQAASAAAERLSIGNLKRTLVDHGLALDWYDRAASEGPILLRHAVQVKNIWIPYGD from the coding sequence ATGAGCGTCGCAAATTATTTCGAGACCATGGAGTATGGCCCCGCGCCCGAGGCGGACGGCGAGGCGCGCGCCTGGCTGGCGCGGCACGGCGCCACGTTCGGCCATTTCATTGCCGGCAAGTTTATCGCGCCGCATGCGGGCAAGTATCTCACGACGAGCGAGCCCGCGACCGGCAAGGTGCTGGCGCGGATCGCACAGGGTGCTGCTGCCGACGTCGAGGCTGCGGTCAGTGCCGCGCGCACCGCGCAGGCTGCATGGGCCAAGCTCGGCGGTCACGGCCGCGCGCGTCATCTCTATGCGCTGGCGCGCATGCTCCAGCGTCACGCCCGCCTGTTCGCCGTGCTGGAGGCGATCGACAACGGCAAGCCGATCCGGGAGACCCGCGATCTCGACGTGCCGCTCGCCGCGCGCCATTTCTACTATCACGCCGGCTGGGCGCAGTTGCAGGAGCGGGAATTCGCCGACCAGGTGCCGATCGGGGTGATCGGGCAGATCATCCCGTGGAATTTCCCGCTGCTGATGCTGGCCTGGAAGATCGCGCCGGCGCTGGCCGCGGGCAATACGGTGGTGCTGAAGCCGGCGGAATTCACCTCGCTTACCGCATTGTTGTTCGCCGAACTATCTGCCGAAGCCGGCCTGCCGCGGGGCGTGCTGAACGTCGTGACCGGCGATGGCGCCACCGGCGCGCTGCTGGTCGAAAGTCCCGTCGACAAGATCGCCTTCACCGGCTCGACCGAGGTCGGGCGACTGATCCGTCAGTCCACCGCGGGCACCGGCAAATCGCTGACGCTCGAGCTCGGCGGCAAGTCGCCGTTCATCGTGTTCGACGATGCCGATATCGACGGCGCGGTGGAAGGCGTGGTCGATGCGATCTGGTTCAACCAGGGCCAGGTCTGCTGTGCCGGCTCGCGGCTGCTCTTGCAGGAGGGCATTGCCGAAACCTTCCGCAGGCGCCTGATCCGCCGCATGGAGACGCTGCGCGTCGGCATGCCGCTCGACAAGGCGATCGACATGGGCGCGGTGGTCGCCCCGGTGCAACTCGAGCGGATCAAGTCGCTGGTCGAGACAGGGGTGAAGGAGGGCGCCGAGAAATACCAGGCGTCCGGCGCGATCCCTGCGGAAGGATGCTTCTATCCGCCGACGTTACTTTGGAATGTGCATCCGTCCGCCACGGTTGCAACCGAGGAGATCTTCGGCCCGGTGCTGGTGGCGATGACGTTCCGCACGCCGGACGAGGCCGTGATGCTCGCCAACAACACGCGCTACGGCCTTGCCGCTAGCGTGTGGAGCGAGACGATCGGGCTCGCGCTCGACATCGCGCCGAAACTCATGGCCGGCGTGGTCTGGGTCAACGCCACCAATCTGTTCGACGCCAGCGTCGGCTTCGGCGGCTATCGCGAGTCCGGCTTTGGCCGCGAGGGCGGCCGTGAGGGGATGTATGAGTATCTGAAGCCGAAGGCCTGGAGCGGGCGCAAGGCGCGGGCCAAGGCACCGCCGCTTCCGGCGGCGTCCGGTGTCAGCGCCGGGTTCGACGTGCCGCCGATCGATCGAACCGCAAAGCTGTTCGTCGGCGGCAAGCAGGTGCGTCCGGACGGCAACTACTCGCGCGCGGTGCTCTCGCCGAAGGGCCGGCGGCTCGGCGAGGCCGGCGAGGGCAATCGCAAGGACATCCGCAATGCGGTGGCGGCGGCGCGCGCTGCCGAGTCGTGGGCGCGGGCGACGGCGCATAACCGTGCCCAGATCCTCTATTATCTTGCCGAGAATCTGTCCGCACGCGGCGGCGAGTTCGCCCGGCGTCTCGCCGACATGACCGGCGCATCGGCCGCCAAGGCACGCATCGAGGTCGATGCGAGCATCGAGCGGCTGTTCAGCTATGGCGCCTGGGCCGACAAGTTTGAAGGATCCATCCACGCGCCGCCGCTGCGCGGCGTGGCGCTCGCGATGCACGAGCCGATCGGCGTGGTCGGTGTCGCCTGTCCTGACGAGGCGCCGCTGCTCGCCTTCATCAGCCTGGTCGCGCCATTGATCGCGATGGGCAACCGGGTCGTCGCGGTGCCGAGCGAGCGGCATCCGCTCGCAGCGACCGACTTCTACCAGGTGCTCGAGACGTCTGATGTGCCTGGTGGCGTGCTCAACATCGTCACCGGCGACCGCGCCGAGCTGGTCAAGGTGCTTGCCGAGCATGACGATGTCGACGCGCTCTGGGTGTTCGGATCGCAGGCCGCGTCGGCTGCGGCGGAACGGCTGTCGATCGGCAATCTCAAGCGCACGCTGGTCGATCACGGCCTCGCGCTCGACTGGTATGACAGGGCTGCGAGCGAAGGACCGATCCTGCTCCGCCATGCGGTGCAAGTAAAAAACATCTGGATTCCGTATGGTGACTAG
- the deoC gene encoding deoxyribose-phosphate aldolase, which produces MQNPSAFAAQSHAPGGEHQLPRNSGRALEMDWVDDIRINLSAAERRVASLPGRRTVKKDAQAAWLLKAITCIDLTTLNGDDTAERVKRLCAKAKAPLRADIVEKLGFAGRELHTGAVCVYHRFVGAAVEALDGSGIPVAAVSTGFPAGLVPHELKLKEIEASVRDGAQEIDIVITREHVLTGDWRALYAEVRDFRAVCDNAHLKTILATGDLKTLRNVAKASMVCMMAGADFIKTSTGKEGVNATLPVTLAMLRMIRVYQERTGYKIGFKPAGGISTAKDVLNYQFLMKEELGRDWLEPDLFRIGASSLLADIERQLEHHVTGHYSAFNRHPVG; this is translated from the coding sequence ATGCAGAATCCGTCCGCATTCGCCGCGCAGTCGCACGCCCCTGGCGGAGAGCATCAGCTCCCGCGCAACAGCGGCCGCGCGCTCGAGATGGATTGGGTCGACGACATCAGGATCAATCTGTCGGCCGCCGAACGGCGGGTCGCGAGCCTGCCGGGCCGGCGCACGGTCAAGAAGGACGCGCAGGCGGCGTGGCTGCTCAAGGCGATCACCTGCATCGACCTGACGACGCTCAACGGCGACGATACGGCCGAACGGGTGAAGCGCCTCTGCGCCAAGGCCAAGGCGCCGCTGCGCGCCGATATTGTCGAGAAGCTCGGCTTTGCCGGACGTGAACTGCATACCGGTGCGGTCTGCGTCTACCATCGGTTCGTCGGCGCGGCTGTCGAAGCGCTCGATGGATCCGGCATTCCGGTTGCTGCGGTCTCGACCGGATTCCCGGCGGGACTCGTCCCTCATGAACTGAAGCTGAAGGAGATCGAGGCGTCGGTGCGCGACGGCGCGCAGGAGATCGACATCGTCATCACGCGCGAGCACGTGCTGACTGGCGATTGGCGGGCGCTTTACGCCGAAGTCCGGGATTTCCGCGCCGTTTGCGACAACGCGCATCTGAAGACGATCCTGGCCACCGGTGACCTCAAGACGCTGCGCAATGTCGCCAAGGCATCGATGGTCTGCATGATGGCCGGCGCCGACTTCATCAAGACCTCGACCGGCAAGGAAGGCGTGAACGCGACGCTGCCGGTGACGCTGGCGATGCTGCGGATGATCCGCGTCTATCAGGAGCGCACCGGCTACAAGATCGGCTTCAAGCCGGCTGGTGGAATCTCGACGGCCAAGGACGTGCTCAATTACCAGTTCCTGATGAAAGAGGAATTGGGACGCGACTGGCTCGAGCCCGACCTGTTCCGGATCGGCGCCTCCAGCCTGCTTGCCGATATCGAGCGGCAGCTCGAGCATCACGTGACCGGCCACTACTCGGCCTTCAACCGCCACCCCGTGGGATGA
- a CDS encoding DeoR/GlpR family DNA-binding transcription regulator — MADISNARPNETRVQRLQRLRRAVESSGTLHLKDAAELLKVSEMTVRRDLAGPEATLALLGGYVVNAASPTGIKYTFEQEIDQHTQDKRLACRAAAASIKAGDTIFIDCGTTMQSLADCLPEDLPLSVICYSMNVASIVTHRPGTQVMLMGGLYHPSSQSFASDDGLSYLRRLGINKAFISAGGVHWTRGASCSNFHEVAVKQAVIETAMESTLVIDASKLGSLKSAFFSDIGAFSRIIVGGAASSDMRKHFRSLPVEYVTSAI; from the coding sequence ATGGCTGACATCTCGAACGCACGACCAAACGAAACACGCGTCCAGCGCCTGCAAAGGCTGCGCCGGGCCGTCGAATCGAGCGGTACGCTGCACCTGAAGGACGCCGCCGAGCTCCTCAAGGTGTCCGAAATGACGGTGCGCCGCGACCTTGCCGGCCCGGAGGCGACCCTCGCCCTGCTCGGCGGCTACGTCGTCAATGCGGCGTCGCCGACCGGCATCAAGTACACGTTCGAGCAGGAGATCGACCAGCACACCCAGGACAAGCGTCTCGCCTGTCGCGCTGCGGCCGCCTCGATCAAGGCAGGCGACACGATCTTCATCGACTGCGGCACCACGATGCAGTCGCTGGCGGATTGCCTGCCCGAGGACCTGCCGCTCTCGGTGATCTGCTATTCGATGAACGTCGCGTCGATCGTGACGCACCGGCCCGGCACGCAGGTGATGCTGATGGGCGGGCTCTATCATCCCTCGTCGCAATCCTTTGCGTCGGACGACGGGCTGTCCTACCTGCGCCGGCTTGGGATCAACAAGGCGTTCATTTCCGCCGGCGGCGTGCACTGGACCCGCGGCGCGAGCTGCTCGAATTTTCACGAGGTCGCCGTCAAGCAGGCCGTGATCGAGACCGCGATGGAGAGCACCCTGGTGATCGACGCGAGCAAGCTCGGCAGTCTCAAGTCGGCATTCTTCTCCGATATCGGCGCGTTCTCGCGGATCATCGTCGGCGGCGCGGCGTCGTCGGACATGCGCAAGCACTTCCGCAGCCTTCCGGTCGAGTACGTAACCAGCGCCATCTGA
- a CDS encoding substrate-binding domain-containing protein, with product MKPILRQTLPLTVLIAAAAISIAPSARAEVPATCVKGVDLATLGPKSIVGQGPHGEKAASPEVLALSDAEAAKVREKHFKVGISMQTVNLDWAQLQIQGITDTLKKYGVTVTGVASAEYQVDKQIADIENTIQQHPDGIISIPVDFTATAPTYKKVAKAGIKLVLMDSIPTGLKHPEEYASMISADNLGNGQIAAQILASCMAQGATIGLVNFGVDYFSTNERTKGVREWMQKNRPDIKMKQVDFTDPPKVSQIAGDFLTGNPDVKGVFAVWDQPALDTLSSMRAQGIDIPVTTVDLGLQSAIEIAKGGPLKATGSQRPYDQGVAEAMAMMNALLGKETPAWVGVQSLPVTQSNVLESYKTVFKKEPPSELTDACNKAKPACN from the coding sequence ATGAAGCCAATCTTGCGACAAACCCTGCCATTGACCGTGCTGATCGCGGCAGCGGCCATCTCGATCGCGCCCTCGGCCCGCGCCGAAGTGCCGGCAACCTGCGTCAAGGGCGTCGACCTCGCGACGCTTGGACCGAAGTCGATCGTCGGCCAGGGGCCGCATGGCGAGAAGGCCGCGTCGCCCGAGGTGCTGGCGCTGTCGGATGCCGAAGCCGCCAAGGTCAGGGAGAAGCATTTCAAGGTCGGCATCTCGATGCAGACCGTCAACCTCGACTGGGCGCAACTGCAGATCCAGGGCATCACCGACACGCTGAAGAAGTACGGCGTGACCGTGACGGGCGTAGCCTCCGCTGAATATCAGGTGGACAAGCAGATCGCCGACATCGAGAACACCATCCAGCAGCATCCGGACGGCATCATCTCGATCCCGGTCGATTTCACCGCGACCGCGCCGACCTACAAGAAGGTCGCCAAGGCCGGCATCAAGCTGGTGCTGATGGACAGCATTCCGACTGGCCTGAAGCATCCCGAGGAGTATGCCTCGATGATTTCGGCGGACAATCTCGGCAACGGGCAGATCGCGGCGCAGATCCTGGCGTCCTGCATGGCGCAGGGCGCAACCATCGGTCTCGTCAATTTCGGCGTCGACTATTTCAGCACCAACGAGCGCACCAAGGGCGTTCGCGAGTGGATGCAGAAGAACCGGCCCGACATCAAGATGAAGCAAGTCGACTTCACCGATCCACCGAAAGTGTCGCAGATCGCGGGCGACTTCCTCACCGGCAATCCCGACGTCAAGGGCGTGTTCGCGGTCTGGGACCAGCCGGCGCTCGATACGCTGAGCTCGATGCGCGCGCAGGGCATCGACATTCCGGTCACGACCGTCGATCTCGGCCTGCAATCGGCGATCGAGATCGCCAAGGGTGGCCCCTTGAAGGCGACCGGGTCGCAGCGTCCCTATGACCAGGGCGTAGCGGAGGCGATGGCCATGATGAACGCACTGCTTGGCAAGGAAACGCCGGCCTGGGTCGGCGTGCAGTCGCTGCCGGTGACGCAGTCGAACGTGCTGGAATCCTACAAGACGGTGTTCAAGAAGGAGCCGCCGTCCGAACTGACCGACGCCTGCAACAAGGCGAAGCCTGCCTGTAACTGA
- a CDS encoding ABC transporter permease, with protein MTELTAPNIVASPTRSDRRRKLMQNLLRGERPYMLYIAFVVLLVVFSLSSPWFLSVDNFLNIGRQTTLVSIIAVGMTFVIIARQIDLSVASTLALSGMAAALAMSQIYNSWIVGAVAGLGTGALVGLLNGILTTQLSIPSFLVTLGSLSMARGLAMMVTNTKPVIITNETYFAIFGEGTFLGIPVPIAWTLAAMIVGVLLLHYNVFGRRIYAVGGNPTAALYSGINTKWVTTAAFVLTGALAGLAALVLSARSHAARPDVVQGMELDVIAAVILGGCSLFGGRGYILGTLFGSLIIGTLNNGLVLLGVSSPMQLVIKGAIIVAAVAFTKR; from the coding sequence ATGACCGAACTGACCGCGCCGAATATCGTTGCTTCGCCGACCCGATCCGATCGACGCCGCAAGCTCATGCAGAACCTGCTGCGCGGCGAGCGGCCTTACATGCTGTACATCGCCTTCGTGGTGCTGCTGGTCGTGTTCAGCCTGTCGTCGCCCTGGTTCCTCTCGGTCGACAATTTCCTGAATATCGGACGCCAGACCACGCTGGTGTCGATCATCGCGGTCGGCATGACGTTCGTCATCATCGCACGTCAGATCGATCTCTCGGTCGCATCGACGTTGGCGCTGTCTGGAATGGCTGCCGCGCTGGCGATGAGCCAGATCTACAACAGTTGGATCGTTGGCGCCGTCGCCGGGCTCGGCACCGGCGCGCTGGTCGGGCTGCTGAATGGCATCCTGACCACGCAGCTCTCGATCCCGTCTTTCCTGGTGACGCTTGGGTCGCTGAGCATGGCGCGCGGACTGGCGATGATGGTGACCAACACCAAGCCCGTCATCATCACCAACGAGACCTATTTCGCGATCTTCGGCGAAGGCACCTTCCTGGGCATTCCGGTCCCGATCGCCTGGACGCTGGCGGCGATGATCGTCGGCGTCCTGCTGCTGCACTACAATGTGTTCGGTCGCCGCATCTATGCGGTCGGCGGCAATCCGACCGCAGCGCTCTATTCCGGCATCAACACCAAATGGGTGACGACCGCGGCCTTCGTGCTGACCGGCGCGCTGGCCGGGCTCGCGGCGCTGGTACTGTCCGCGCGCTCCCATGCCGCACGGCCCGACGTCGTACAGGGCATGGAGCTCGACGTCATCGCGGCGGTGATCCTCGGTGGTTGCAGCCTGTTCGGTGGCCGCGGTTACATCCTGGGAACGCTGTTCGGCAGCCTCATCATCGGCACGCTCAACAATGGCCTCGTGCTGCTTGGTGTCAGCTCGCCGATGCAACTCGTCATCAAGGGGGCGATCATCGTGGCCGCGGTCGCCTTCACGAAACGCTAG
- a CDS encoding sugar ABC transporter ATP-binding protein: protein MELSGSIAAGPRPSTSLLMVGGVNKRFGGVRALRDVNLEVRPGEVHALLGENGAGKSTLIKILSGVHAADSGSIEIAGRPVAFDSPARSREAGIAVVYQDLSLVESLSVADNLLLGREPRARFGFVRKRELVARAEAFLGELDIPLDTRAAVGSLPFAYRQMTEIAKALMGEVRLLILDEPTSSLTSDEVRILFDAIGKATRRGVGVIYVTHRLNEVFEVSQRVTVLRDGANAGTFVTADTDMKRLVNAIIGTDRLTPAASRTERAATRPLNPAPALSLSGVSNDRLSAVELSVMQGEIHGLAGLIGSGRTEILETIFGLRPMQSGRCEIEGRSWLPKSPADAIEHGVALVPEDRHVQGLVLDHSIERNITLPRIPHFSRWGFMQRSAAARRAEAAVARLSVKAQGTSSLVRTLSGGNQQKVVFGKWNEPRPRVLLLDEPTVGVDVGAREEIYGVIRNAARDGTGVLIVSSDLVELIELCDRISVVVDGCVAQTLVRGEIDDAEELHHLLQIYQASGQGQLQELPA, encoded by the coding sequence GTGGAATTGTCCGGTTCGATCGCGGCAGGGCCTCGGCCGTCGACGTCGCTGTTGATGGTCGGCGGCGTCAACAAGCGCTTTGGCGGCGTGCGGGCGCTGCGCGACGTCAATCTCGAGGTCCGTCCCGGCGAGGTGCACGCGCTGCTGGGCGAGAACGGGGCCGGAAAATCCACGCTGATCAAGATCCTCAGCGGTGTTCATGCGGCCGACAGCGGCAGCATCGAGATCGCCGGCCGACCGGTGGCGTTCGACAGCCCGGCAAGATCGCGCGAGGCCGGGATCGCCGTCGTCTATCAGGATCTCAGTCTCGTCGAGTCGCTCAGCGTCGCCGACAATCTGCTGCTCGGCCGCGAGCCGCGCGCGCGGTTCGGCTTTGTCCGGAAGCGCGAACTGGTCGCCAGGGCCGAAGCGTTCCTGGGCGAGCTCGATATTCCCCTCGATACGCGGGCGGCGGTCGGTTCGCTGCCCTTCGCCTACCGCCAGATGACGGAGATCGCCAAGGCGTTGATGGGCGAGGTACGGCTGTTGATCCTCGATGAGCCGACATCCTCGCTGACCTCGGATGAAGTCCGCATTCTGTTCGATGCGATCGGGAAGGCGACGCGCCGCGGCGTCGGCGTGATCTACGTGACCCATCGGCTCAACGAGGTCTTCGAAGTCTCGCAGCGTGTCACCGTGCTCCGCGATGGTGCCAACGCCGGGACGTTCGTCACCGCCGATACCGACATGAAGCGGCTGGTGAACGCCATCATCGGCACCGATCGATTGACGCCGGCCGCGTCGCGTACCGAGCGCGCGGCAACGCGTCCGCTCAATCCAGCGCCCGCGCTGTCGCTGTCAGGCGTGTCCAACGACCGGCTGTCCGCCGTCGAATTGTCGGTGATGCAGGGAGAGATCCATGGTCTCGCCGGATTGATCGGGAGCGGGCGCACGGAAATTCTGGAGACGATATTCGGGCTTCGGCCGATGCAGAGCGGCAGATGCGAGATCGAGGGTCGGTCTTGGCTGCCGAAGAGCCCGGCCGACGCGATCGAGCACGGCGTCGCGCTGGTGCCGGAAGACCGCCACGTGCAGGGCCTGGTGCTGGACCATTCGATCGAGCGCAACATCACCCTGCCGCGAATTCCGCATTTCTCGCGCTGGGGCTTCATGCAGCGCAGCGCTGCCGCCCGGCGTGCGGAGGCTGCGGTCGCCAGGCTGTCTGTGAAGGCGCAGGGCACATCCAGCCTGGTCAGGACATTGTCCGGCGGCAACCAGCAGAAGGTCGTGTTCGGAAAATGGAATGAGCCGCGGCCGCGCGTGCTGCTGCTGGACGAACCGACCGTCGGCGTCGACGTCGGCGCCCGCGAGGAAATCTACGGTGTGATCCGCAATGCCGCCCGCGACGGCACCGGCGTCCTCATCGTCTCGTCGGATCTCGTCGAGCTGATCGAGCTCTGCGACCGCATCTCGGTGGTCGTCGACGGATGCGTCGCCCAGACGCTGGTGCGCGGGGAAATCGACGATGCCGAAGAGCTTCATCATCTCCTTCAGATCTATCAGGCTTCCGGACAAGGCCAATTGCAAGAGCTACCCGCATGA